GTTGTTTTGTATTTCTTCCGTTAATTTTTACTTGTCTATCTATGTTGAATTTTGTACgcttcttaaaaaataatgattaatataaatattctaTCATAATAGTTatagtaattaatatataattttcggtctttagaaataatttaaaaaataaattattaatgttgagaataaaaaaatatatataattatttttcttgatatattaaaaataataaaaatctattttttaaataccgaacaagtaaaaataaacagggaaaaaattacatatatagGAAACAGTAAAATTGGGTCCGATAAAACCATTCCTTGATCATTTTGTATCTTAAATCTTTGAGGAGGAGAAAAAGATAAAGTATACTattgagtggaaatgggaaaagACGAACATAGTGTTTTTGACAATGACCACTTGATATTTGTAagatttctttttccttttccctaAAAATTGTCTAAATACTAATGTCTGATTATACTcggaaaataaagaaaaagacaacCTTAGCAGTAGTACTTTTGTTTGTgttgaaactaaaattttccTAATATTGTTTTGTATTTGATATAAGAGATCTTACGCTTAAATTAATGAACTTTTTGCGTTAATGTCGAATTGAATAGGTATTCTAATAGTAGCATTAACTCCTCAACGTGTTCGCATATAATTGTAATAAACATTATTATTCCAAATAACTTACAGGAATGTTGCAAAGATGGTAAACATGTAAGGAATATGTGGAAAAAATCTACGGTTTAACATAGAAAATAGGTTAATACCTACTATATATTAGTATATCAATATAAAACATGTTTGATAAAGTGGTAGGTGGCCGAATCCAATATACTTGAAAGGCATATTCTTATTTGATCTACCAAACCTAccaacaaaaatagaaaaaatgtcACTTAGAAAAACTGGATAATTATGACAGAAACATCTCGTTGCCTTTGAACATATTGCtgtcaaataaaaataaatttaaaacatatataGAGTAACTCCCTTGCTTTATTGCTTAGTCTCACCAAACTCGTTACATTAAAACAATTTCAGTATGCACGTACGGCAAACATAACACATCCTCCAAATTGgatttaagaaaatatattttttcatacaaccattcataatataagtaaagaagtaaatttaaaaaaaggTAGCATTTGAACATGTCCAAATATCTATTGACCTAACAGGCTTTGTGATCCGAGCCTCCTTTTCCTCAAACGTTCTGCGATAATGAATGAGAGCTCAAGGGATTGAGATGCGTTGAGCCTGGGATCACAGTGGGTGTGGTAACGTGAGCTCAGATCATCAAAGGTCACAGTTCTTGATCCACCAATGCATTCTGTGACGTTTTGGCCTGTCATCTCCAGGTGAACTCCTCCTGGGTGGCTTCCTTCTTGCTCATGAACATCAAAGAATGCTCTTACTTCAGCCTGTTGCAAGAAAGACTCATGTGAGATATGTGCTTTGTTTTATGATGTACCGTATTCAACACTGTAACATCGGACCTCAAACTTCCAATCAATTTTTTGTGGGGACATAGCAATGAAAGAGCTTttcatttaaaagaaaaattggggCACGAAAGAGACACACAACTACCAAACCTACTAAAGTAGTTGCATACATTATCCATTCCTACCAACCCACCATGCTCACTTTTCTTGGTCATGATCTTGCCAAGAAACAACTACACTACTTCCTATCAGCTACCCATGTTCTCATCATTGACGGTCCACTGGTCCATTTTGTATCACAATGAAAAAACCTTATTAAATGACTCCTAATTTTTAGTCTAGACCCACATGTGGAATTACAAAATTTTTAGTCTAGACCCCACATGTGGAATTACAAaggttatgttgttgttgttagctTTTAGTCCTAGTCTAGCATTCCATCTATGGTTGGAAGATCCATATCATTCAACTTATCAAATGATGAGAGTAGTTCAAGGGAATGGACCCATTGAGCAACCCCCAAGTGAAATGAATATAACATACTAGAACTTATACTTTGATTTTCTGTGTGACCCTTTAAATGAATTATGAAGGGCACCGCTTTATTGGGTGCAATTATTGATCAGTGTAGATGAACTATGCAGTATGAGTCACTTTGTTAATTATGCTTATCATGTTGAACTTACGAAAATTGATATTAGGATATAACAAATTAAGGTATTTCTGAAACTGGCACGAATACTTACCCTGATGGAATCAAAAGGTCGAGTTTTTAGGCCGCAAGGAGCTTTGATGGTATTTCCGTGCATAGGATCAGATACCCAAGTGACAATTTGTCCTGCTCTTCGGACTGCCCTGATAAGATGAGGAAGCTTAACCCTCATGTTTTCTGCTCCCATTCTGGTAATTATTGTAATCCTCCCAGCTTTGTTTTGAGGGTTCAAAATCTCAATGAGCTTGACCAACGCATTTGGGTCCATCTTGTCACTCACCTGCAACACAGTTTCGTAAGCACCCAAATTCAACATTCAAAAAcagaaaaaagagaaattacAAAAGGTTTATAGTACAGCACTGCGGTCACCTTAATACCAAGAGGGTTGGCAATGCCTCTCAAGAACTCAACATGGGCTCCATCCAACTGCCTGGTTCTCTCTCCAACCCAAAGCATATGGGCAGAGCAATCATAGTAAAGGCCAGAAGTTGAATCCAACCGTGTTAGTGACTGCTCATAGGGCAAAAGTAAGCACTCATGAGATGTCCAGAACTCGGTGGTCTTCATAATAGGGTGGTCCATTGTAAGTCCAGCTGCTGACATGAAACCAAGGGCCTCATCCACTCTATTAGCTAGTTCACGGTACCTACCATGTCAAAAGTTGCATTAGTAACCCACAAAACTAACCACTCAACGAGAACTATCTTATATAGTAAATGGAGATCACTTATTAGCTAGTCCTGAATATCATGCACAAAAGAGCACCTTTTATAGCCATTATGGTACTAAGCTCTTTAGAATCTACAAAATATGTCACATAATAAATTTCTTTGCATTTATGGTGTATTTTGTAAATGATAGGAAAAAATCTGTGATTCCCTAGACAAATACATTTAGAGTGCATAATAAAAGTAATACAAGTTGGAGCATACCTATCACCCTGCTCACTATGTTCTGTGAAATCCAAGTTCCACTGTGTGACCCTCTGCATGGCAGCATATCCTCCAGTAGCGAAAGCCCTCAATAGATTCAAAGTAGCTGCAGATTGGCAATAAGCCCTGATCAGCCTCTGAGGGTCAGGAGTCCTGGATTTGACATCAAATGCATCTCCATTCACGTTGTCTCCCCTGTAACTTGGCAGCTTTACACCATCCTTCTCCTCAAACGAATCTGATCTCGGCTTTGCAAATTGCCCAGCCATTCTTCCAACCTATACCAAATTCCCAAGGAAGGATCTTGCTTAATACAGGCATATACTTGAACATGGATAGTCTTTAAAACATGGAAAtctaaaaataagtaaattctATAAACAGTGTACGATAATAACAGTTGATGCCAAGAATGCAAGATTAGATTCCTTTCCAGCAGGCTTTTAAATTCGATCCATATGCGGTAAAATTGTAAAAGGCTACTTACCATATATATTCATGTCAGCAATCCTACttaatttaagtaacaatccAATAGCCTAAAAAGTACATCTAAAGTTAAAGCTTACAGGAATAGGTACAATACCAAGCACAATAATACTAAAAATCAACAAACAAGCAAGAATctaatagaaaattttaaataggGTATACAATTAAAACACACAGACATACAAAAGCCAAAAATGgtagaagagaagaaaaaatttaaCCTTGATGACAGGCATCTGACCGCCAAACATGAGAACAGCACCCATTTGAAGAAGGATTCTGAAAGTATCCCTAATATTATTGGCATTGAATTCCTTGAAACTCTCGGCACAATCTCCTCCTTGTAGCAAAAACGCCCTTCCCATAGCAGCCTCACCAATGCGTTCTTCAAGGCTCCTAGCCTCACCAGCAAACACGATGGGAGGGAACTCATCGATCGTCTTGAGAACAGATCTAAGCTCCTCTTGATTTGGGTATTCAGGTAGCTGAAGGGCCTTCTTGGTTTTCCAGCTATCCACCGCCCATTCAGTTTTCGTCACAGCCGGAGCCGACGTGGCGGTGGCCGCCGGTGGAGAAGACTTGGAGGGCTTGTCGGAAACAATGGGGTTTTTGGAAGAATCAGAGGAATGAACGGCTGAGATGGGCTGAACAAATCTAACGGCTTTGGTTGAGTTGTTGGGGAAAGATGCATTCTTTAGAGGAGAAGATAAAAGGGGTTGATTTTGAACCAAAGATTTGTTGGGGAGAAGAGAGTTGGTAGTGGTAGAACTTGAAAGAGCCATTGACATTTTGTGACAAACACAAATGTGAATGTTTATGGAgtgtaattttcttttttgggcACCTTTTATTGAGAGTGAGGGATGACTGGATGGGTACCTGAAGAAGAGGGAGAAATGGAATGGGGTTTTATAAGGAGGTTTTTGTGTATGGGGAAGTGGTTGGAGGGAGGAAGGAGAGAATGGCACAAGTGGACAATTGTTAGGTAAAGGGTATTTTAGGTAACACACTTTACTCTATTTAAACTGGTAGAAAGTCTAAGTAGGGAAAATAAGGTAAAAGAGACCTTTGAGAGTTAAATGAAAGATAGgggatttgtatttttttttaattttttttattataaatttttaattagatgttaattatgaagagatggggttgaattagaatatttaaaagtttagggtaaaaattaaaaaatcaaaaacttttaataaaacCCTAATTTTCATTCATTTACTCCACTTTTTAAACTTTTCTCTATTTccctcttctcttctctcttctgTTCTTCATtcccctcttctcttctctcttctgTTCTTCATTTCCCtcttctcctctcttctcttttcttcatttttttaacgctcttttttttttctttcatcttcttcttcattaaCTTCTTTACTTTTTTCCTTCTCTGTTTTTCCCTTTATGTTTAAACTTTTTGTGtttccatcttcttcttctttggatgtttcattctcatttttttcttcacttcgatttgattgtgaaaactatattaaaaaattgatgaaaagagatgagAACAGAAGAGAggatatgttgtaaatgtttatataaacatgagttgttcaagcaaccaagaagatatttaaacaaccaaaagttgtttagttcaaacaaccagaagatatttaaacaaccctaaattgtttagttcaaacaacaaaagttatttaaacaaccaaaaaatatttaaacaaccaaaagttgtttagttcaaacaatcagaagatatttaaacaaccctaagttgtttagttcaaacaaccagaagttgtttaaacaatcaaaagttgtttagttcaaacaaccagaagatatttaaacaaccctaagttgtttaggtgtTTTTTACAACCCTCTTATATGTTGGACCTATTTGTAAATAACAAAACTTTGgggtgtataaaaatattcttttttaaattagcaTAACTCATTAATCACTAATTATACTAGAGTCCCTTTTacccaatttttaaaacttgtgtcctatatcctcaaatagataactcaaaaatctcttttaattaaaatccCCGTCTAAGTACACCTACTTAAAAGTCTaattatcatttaaa
This region of Solanum dulcamara chromosome 9, daSolDulc1.2, whole genome shotgun sequence genomic DNA includes:
- the LOC129902058 gene encoding phospho-2-dehydro-3-deoxyheptonate aldolase 1, chloroplastic, whose amino-acid sequence is MSMALSSSTTTNSLLPNKSLVQNQPLLSSPLKNASFPNNSTKAVRFVQPISAVHSSDSSKNPIVSDKPSKSSPPAATATSAPAVTKTEWAVDSWKTKKALQLPEYPNQEELRSVLKTIDEFPPIVFAGEARSLEERIGEAAMGRAFLLQGGDCAESFKEFNANNIRDTFRILLQMGAVLMFGGQMPVIKVGRMAGQFAKPRSDSFEEKDGVKLPSYRGDNVNGDAFDVKSRTPDPQRLIRAYCQSAATLNLLRAFATGGYAAMQRVTQWNLDFTEHSEQGDRYRELANRVDEALGFMSAAGLTMDHPIMKTTEFWTSHECLLLPYEQSLTRLDSTSGLYYDCSAHMLWVGERTRQLDGAHVEFLRGIANPLGIKVSDKMDPNALVKLIEILNPQNKAGRITIITRMGAENMRVKLPHLIRAVRRAGQIVTWVSDPMHGNTIKAPCGLKTRPFDSIRAEVRAFFDVHEQEGSHPGGVHLEMTGQNVTECIGGSRTVTFDDLSSRYHTHCDPRLNASQSLELSFIIAERLRKRRLGSQSLLGQ